One Candidatus Zixiibacteriota bacterium genomic window carries:
- a CDS encoding cell division protein ZapA — protein sequence MSDSCVENKVIVKIFGEEYPITGVSDPAHIYKVAEYVDAKMREVARISRSKARDKVAILTALTIASELDETIEQLRSVTDSRNTEIDGLLTRLDKALTHEPLNLG from the coding sequence ATGTCTGACTCGTGTGTGGAAAACAAGGTTATCGTAAAGATATTTGGTGAAGAGTACCCTATCACTGGTGTGAGCGACCCGGCGCACATATACAAGGTTGCCGAGTACGTTGACGCCAAGATGAGAGAGGTTGCCCGGATCAGCCGATCGAAGGCCCGGGACAAAGTCGCCATATTGACGGCATTGACGATCGCATCGGAGCTCGATGAGACAATCGAGCAGTTGCGGTCCGTCACGGATAGCCGGAACACCGAGATCGACGGCCTGCTGACGCGTCTGGACAAGGCGCTGACGCATGAACCATTGAATCTGGGCTGA
- the zapB gene encoding cell division protein ZapB, with amino-acid sequence MADKLQALEEKVDQLVQLVEKLRTENSTAKAENLELRNELSRVQGEVNRLRVNQNDHSQAIKDRLQILVSHLQELEQISR; translated from the coding sequence ATGGCTGACAAGCTGCAGGCGCTGGAAGAAAAAGTTGACCAGCTCGTCCAGCTGGTCGAGAAGCTGCGCACCGAAAACAGCACCGCCAAAGCGGAGAACCTGGAGCTCCGAAATGAGTTATCCCGGGTGCAGGGCGAAGTGAACCGACTCCGCGTAAATCAGAATGACCACTCCCAGGCGATCAAGGACCGGCTGCAAATACTCGTCTCGCATCTTCAGGAACTGGAGCAGATCAGCCGGTAA
- the rny gene encoding ribonuclease Y, which yields MNNLVITLVVALLVGGAAFVVAWVLAHRVGERSVANARVEAKRIRAEAEKEAQMKKKEAALEAREEWLKIKSTFEKEMEEKRRELEKLEKRLDEKDGTLQKKFDFVESRERDLVGREKAMQAREKGITLRETELDGMISTQNEKLQKIAQMTPEEAKRQLMENMVSEAKMEAAAYIKEIREQAEQNAEKEAKEIILSSIYRCAADHTVESTVSVVNLPNDEMKGRIIGREGRNIRAFETCTGIDVIVDDTPEAVILSGYDPVRREIARMSLEKLISDGRIHPTRIEEVVDKTKREMDVIVREAGEQACFELGIHGLHLDVIKQLGKLNYRTSYGQNVLAHSKEVAMLCGLMAAELELDAVMAKRCGLLHDVGKAIDRETEGTHTQIGADFIRRYKESEYVINAIESHHGDVPMLSPYPVLVQAADAISGARPGARREPLEAYVKRLQQLEELADSFKGVSKAYAIQAGREVRVIVEHDVIDDLASAVLASDIAAKIETEMQYPGQIKVTVIRETRATEFAK from the coding sequence GTGAACAATCTCGTCATAACGCTGGTGGTGGCGCTGCTCGTCGGTGGAGCAGCTTTCGTCGTCGCCTGGGTGCTGGCGCATCGCGTGGGCGAACGCAGTGTTGCGAACGCTCGCGTTGAGGCCAAGCGCATCCGGGCGGAGGCGGAAAAAGAAGCCCAGATGAAGAAAAAGGAGGCCGCTCTCGAGGCACGAGAAGAGTGGCTGAAGATAAAGAGCACGTTCGAAAAGGAGATGGAGGAGAAGCGGCGCGAACTCGAAAAGCTGGAAAAGCGGCTGGACGAGAAGGACGGCACCCTCCAGAAGAAATTCGATTTTGTCGAGTCGCGTGAGCGAGACCTGGTTGGCCGCGAGAAGGCAATGCAGGCTCGCGAGAAAGGGATCACACTCCGCGAGACCGAGCTCGACGGCATGATTTCCACGCAGAATGAGAAACTCCAGAAGATCGCCCAGATGACCCCCGAAGAAGCCAAGCGTCAGCTCATGGAGAACATGGTCAGCGAGGCCAAAATGGAGGCCGCGGCGTACATCAAGGAGATCCGCGAGCAGGCCGAGCAGAACGCCGAAAAAGAGGCCAAGGAGATCATCCTGTCGTCGATTTATCGCTGCGCCGCCGACCACACGGTCGAGTCGACCGTTTCGGTGGTGAACCTGCCCAACGACGAGATGAAAGGGCGCATCATCGGGCGCGAAGGTCGCAATATCAGGGCGTTTGAAACCTGCACCGGCATAGATGTTATCGTCGATGACACACCGGAGGCGGTCATTCTATCCGGATACGACCCGGTTCGCCGCGAGATCGCGCGCATGTCACTCGAAAAGCTCATTTCTGACGGCCGCATTCATCCCACCCGTATCGAAGAAGTGGTCGACAAGACCAAGCGGGAAATGGATGTGATCGTGCGGGAGGCCGGGGAGCAAGCCTGTTTTGAACTCGGCATCCACGGTCTGCACCTTGACGTTATCAAGCAGCTTGGAAAACTGAATTACCGGACCTCGTACGGACAGAATGTCCTCGCTCACTCCAAGGAAGTGGCCATGCTGTGCGGCCTCATGGCGGCTGAATTGGAACTCGATGCGGTAATGGCCAAACGGTGCGGCTTGCTGCACGATGTCGGCAAGGCCATCGACCGCGAGACGGAGGGGACGCACACTCAGATCGGCGCCGACTTCATTCGGCGATATAAGGAATCGGAGTACGTGATCAACGCCATCGAATCGCACCACGGTGACGTGCCGATGTTGAGCCCGTATCCGGTGCTGGTCCAGGCGGCCGACGCCATTTCCGGAGCCCGTCCTGGCGCTCGTCGCGAACCGCTCGAGGCCTACGTCAAGCGTCTGCAGCAGCTTGAGGAGTTGGCGGACAGTTTCAAGGGTGTGTCCAAGGCGTACGCCATCCAGGCCGGACGTGAGGTCCGCGTGATCGTAGAGCACGACGTGATCGATGACCTCGCCAGCGCCGTGCTGGCGAGCGACATCGCCGCCAAGATCGAAACGGAGATGCAGTATCCCGGACAGATCAAAGTGACGGTGATACGTGAGACTCGCGCCACCGAGTTCGCCAAATAG
- the pheT gene encoding phenylalanine--tRNA ligase subunit beta, producing the protein MQLSYLWLKELTGLNWSAPEMAERLTLSGCACESIEPAGAYLKNVIVGQVTALESVPGASKIQKATVDTGRERLQVICGAPNVAVGQKVPLAHVGARLAGDMEIKKVTIRGVESSGMICSEKELGLSADHSGIMVLDNDAPVGKPLIEHLDLDDYIMGFEVTPNRGDLLSAIGIARDLAALGGVSLKLPTIALRESKTGTNEFVSVKIEDPKGCPRYAARIIRNVRIGPSPWWLKKKLMLAGIRPINNVVDITNLVMLESGNPLHAFDLELFGSNTVVVRRAREGEKFVTLDEQPHTLSSHVLLITNGVEGVAAAGVMGGLRSGVQDTTSTILLEAAYFDPVVIRKGRRELGLNTESSYRFERGVDPNGIPYAMDRAAFLFQELCGGEVLTGMVDSYPEPRRPKCIGLRPERCRASLGTDISTDKIAGILNALGLPVAEGNQLQVTIPTFRSDIANEIDLIEEVARIIGWANIPDAVSTNGPLYTPIHERDRFETDLRHILTAAGFDEILGHGLADSRIAEQLYPELPKVRLVNPVSDELDIMRNTLVQTALTAASHNIAHRLTDIRLFEIGAVYWPPNDKGEWVEEDRLSLLATGNIPGNWKVKSRPAEFADLQGAIASIGRHYGWPEMTFALTAVPFLESSASFKASLGSTTIGSLGFISAETLKRFDIKQTVYYAEFNLAAMMDLSHERRQFVPLPAYPSAPRDLAVIVDEQVPVGQILNLVRTMAGEIAESVDMFDLYTGQQIGAGKKSVGIAITYRSRERSLAGDEVDVVQQKIVAELKKKFNAEIRER; encoded by the coding sequence ATGCAGCTCTCGTACCTTTGGCTGAAAGAACTGACCGGGCTTAATTGGTCCGCACCGGAAATGGCTGAGCGGCTCACCCTATCCGGCTGCGCCTGCGAGTCGATTGAGCCAGCAGGCGCTTATCTAAAAAATGTCATAGTTGGCCAAGTGACAGCGCTGGAGTCGGTGCCGGGTGCTTCCAAGATTCAGAAAGCGACGGTCGACACCGGTCGCGAGCGACTACAGGTGATCTGCGGGGCGCCCAATGTCGCAGTCGGCCAGAAGGTGCCGCTTGCCCACGTTGGTGCCCGACTCGCCGGCGATATGGAGATCAAGAAGGTAACGATCCGCGGCGTCGAATCCTCGGGCATGATCTGTTCTGAAAAGGAACTTGGCCTCTCGGCCGATCACTCGGGGATCATGGTGCTCGACAATGATGCCCCCGTCGGCAAACCCTTGATCGAGCATTTGGATCTCGATGACTACATCATGGGATTTGAGGTCACGCCGAATCGCGGCGACCTCCTTTCGGCTATCGGCATCGCGCGCGACCTGGCTGCCCTGGGTGGGGTATCACTCAAGTTGCCGACAATCGCTCTGCGCGAATCCAAAACCGGCACCAATGAATTTGTCAGTGTGAAGATCGAGGACCCAAAAGGTTGCCCCCGATACGCGGCCCGGATCATACGAAATGTCAGGATCGGTCCATCCCCATGGTGGTTGAAAAAGAAGCTCATGTTGGCCGGTATCCGGCCTATAAACAACGTGGTCGATATTACGAATCTGGTCATGCTCGAATCCGGCAATCCGCTCCATGCGTTCGATCTGGAGCTCTTCGGTTCGAACACTGTAGTCGTGCGGCGGGCCCGCGAAGGCGAGAAGTTTGTCACGCTCGACGAGCAACCCCACACACTGAGTTCTCATGTCCTCCTGATCACGAATGGCGTGGAGGGTGTAGCCGCAGCAGGGGTGATGGGCGGCCTCAGGTCGGGAGTCCAGGACACAACTTCCACGATTCTCCTTGAGGCCGCCTATTTTGACCCTGTTGTAATCCGCAAGGGGCGCCGCGAGCTTGGTCTCAATACCGAGTCCTCCTATCGTTTCGAGCGGGGCGTTGATCCGAACGGCATCCCGTATGCCATGGACCGGGCAGCTTTCCTGTTTCAAGAGCTTTGTGGCGGCGAGGTGCTCACCGGTATGGTGGATTCCTACCCGGAGCCGCGGCGGCCGAAGTGCATCGGTCTCAGACCGGAACGATGCCGGGCCTCACTCGGTACGGACATCTCGACCGACAAGATCGCGGGTATTCTGAATGCCCTGGGTCTTCCCGTTGCCGAAGGGAACCAGCTTCAGGTGACGATTCCCACGTTTCGCTCCGATATCGCAAATGAAATTGACCTTATTGAGGAGGTGGCGCGGATAATCGGTTGGGCCAACATCCCTGACGCCGTTTCAACAAATGGTCCCCTTTATACGCCAATCCATGAGCGTGACCGCTTCGAAACGGATTTGCGGCACATTCTCACTGCCGCCGGGTTCGACGAGATTCTGGGGCATGGTTTGGCGGACAGCCGGATTGCGGAACAGCTCTATCCGGAGCTTCCGAAAGTTCGGCTCGTCAACCCGGTGTCCGATGAACTCGACATCATGCGGAACACGCTTGTCCAGACGGCGTTGACCGCGGCATCGCACAATATCGCCCATAGACTTACCGATATTCGGCTGTTTGAGATTGGAGCTGTCTACTGGCCCCCCAACGACAAAGGGGAATGGGTCGAGGAGGACCGCTTGTCTTTGCTCGCCACCGGTAACATTCCCGGCAACTGGAAAGTCAAGTCGCGCCCGGCCGAGTTCGCCGATCTTCAAGGCGCGATTGCGTCGATAGGGCGTCATTACGGCTGGCCGGAGATGACCTTCGCGCTGACTGCCGTTCCGTTCCTGGAGAGTTCGGCGTCCTTCAAAGCGTCCCTTGGCAGCACGACGATCGGCAGTCTCGGATTTATCTCCGCTGAAACGCTCAAGCGATTTGACATAAAGCAAACGGTGTATTATGCTGAATTCAATCTTGCCGCTATGATGGATTTGAGTCACGAGCGACGCCAGTTCGTGCCGCTTCCGGCGTACCCGTCGGCTCCGCGCGACCTTGCCGTGATCGTGGATGAGCAGGTGCCGGTAGGCCAGATCCTCAACCTGGTTCGAACTATGGCCGGTGAGATTGCCGAGTCCGTCGATATGTTCGATCTCTACACCGGCCAACAGATCGGGGCGGGGAAAAAGTCGGTGGGGATAGCGATCACATATCGCTCCCGCGAACGAAGTCTCGCCGGTGACGAGGTGGACGTCGTCCAACAGAAGATCGTCGCCGAGCTGAAAAAGAAGTTCAACGCTGAGATTCGGGAAAGGTAA
- the rpmI gene encoding 50S ribosomal protein L35 translates to MPKIKTRRSAAKRFKKTATGKFKRKRAFKTHILTKMSTKRIRHLRKGALVSDSDLKRVKRMLPND, encoded by the coding sequence ATGCCGAAGATCAAAACACGCCGCAGCGCGGCGAAGCGGTTCAAGAAGACCGCCACCGGAAAGTTCAAGCGCAAACGCGCCTTCAAAACGCACATCCTGACCAAGATGTCCACGAAGCGGATTCGCCATCTGCGCAAAGGGGCGCTGGTGTCCGATTCGGACCTGAAACGGGTCAAGCGGATGCTGCCGAACGACTGA
- a CDS encoding phenylalanine--tRNA ligase subunit alpha: MALVDDIRAIEREALERIGQAGSLDSLRELSVQYLGKKGQLTAVLKALGSLPIDERKAVGAEANRVRTLLEQSIEETTSRLAIAAGPSVDPTLPGIGQYIGAVHIINQVMGEICDIFHGMGFEIARGPHIETDYYNFEALNFAPDHPARDEHDTFFVEGGRLLRTHTTPVQARELERRTPPMKILMPGRTFRHEDVSTRSHISFHQVDGFLVDKGVSVADLKGTLNAFCKAFFGADVKLRFRPSFFPFTEPSAEVDISCFLCHGKGCQLCKFAGWLEILGSGMIHPNVLRMAGHDPEIYSGFAFGMGVERPAILKYRINDIRLFFNNNLRFLRQFV, from the coding sequence ATGGCGCTGGTTGACGACATACGAGCGATCGAACGGGAAGCTCTCGAGCGAATCGGACAGGCCGGTTCGCTCGATTCGTTACGGGAGCTCTCGGTCCAGTATCTCGGCAAAAAGGGGCAGTTGACCGCCGTGCTCAAAGCGCTCGGTTCGTTGCCGATCGATGAGCGCAAAGCAGTCGGCGCCGAAGCCAACCGGGTCCGCACCCTGCTCGAACAATCGATCGAAGAGACTACGTCCAGACTTGCGATAGCGGCTGGCCCATCAGTTGACCCCACGCTCCCCGGCATTGGCCAATACATCGGCGCCGTACATATCATCAATCAGGTGATGGGGGAGATCTGCGACATTTTCCACGGTATGGGCTTCGAGATCGCTCGCGGCCCGCATATCGAAACCGACTACTACAATTTTGAAGCGCTCAACTTCGCGCCGGACCATCCGGCCCGCGATGAGCACGATACATTTTTCGTCGAGGGGGGACGTCTGCTCCGCACCCACACCACGCCGGTCCAGGCCAGGGAGCTTGAACGACGCACGCCTCCCATGAAGATCCTCATGCCGGGGCGCACGTTCCGACACGAAGATGTCTCCACCCGATCGCACATTTCCTTTCATCAGGTCGATGGCTTCCTGGTGGACAAGGGTGTATCGGTAGCGGACCTCAAGGGGACGCTGAATGCCTTCTGCAAGGCGTTTTTCGGTGCTGATGTCAAGCTCAGGTTCCGCCCGTCGTTCTTTCCGTTCACGGAGCCCTCAGCGGAGGTCGACATCTCCTGCTTCCTTTGTCATGGCAAGGGGTGCCAGCTTTGCAAGTTCGCCGGCTGGCTGGAGATCCTTGGCAGCGGGATGATCCACCCCAACGTGCTTCGCATGGCGGGACACGATCCCGAGATCTACTCGGGCTTCGCGTTTGGCATGGGAGTGGAACGCCCGGCGATCCTGAAATATCGCATTAACGACATTCGACTGTTCTTCAATAACAATCTTCGGTTCCTCAGGCAATTCGTGTAA
- the rplT gene encoding 50S ribosomal protein L20, producing MPRAKNNVAAKRRHNKVLKKARGNFSGRSRLYRTALETVRRGLRYSYRDRRAKKREFRVLWIARISAAAKLCGLNYSSLMHGLKKAGVELDRKALADIAVRDMATFTSLANIASGK from the coding sequence ATGCCTCGCGCCAAAAACAACGTTGCGGCCAAGCGCCGCCACAACAAGGTCCTGAAAAAAGCCCGCGGCAATTTCAGCGGGCGGAGCCGTCTGTACCGGACTGCCCTCGAGACCGTCCGCCGCGGTCTGCGGTATTCCTACCGCGACCGTCGCGCCAAAAAGCGGGAATTTCGCGTTCTCTGGATCGCGCGAATCTCGGCCGCCGCCAAGCTGTGCGGTCTCAATTATTCCAGCCTGATGCACGGCCTCAAGAAGGCCGGGGTGGAACTGGATCGCAAAGCCCTCGCCGATATTGCCGTCCGTGATATGGCCACGTTCACCAGCCTCGCCAATATCGCCTCGGGCAAGTAG